In Zalophus californianus isolate mZalCal1 chromosome 4, mZalCal1.pri.v2, whole genome shotgun sequence, the following proteins share a genomic window:
- the LOC113926598 gene encoding poly(rC)-binding protein 2-like, with amino-acid sequence MVTSSGKTVRKTSRGSSRSSRSLCPPPAPGSLSPCFLLFLLCPPMAEVTKDLTKVQLPRTLLDTDTGVTEGGLNVTLTIRLLIHGKEVASIIGKKGESVKKMPEESGARINISEGNWPERIITLAGPTNAIFKAFATIIDKLEEDISRSMTNSTAASRPPVTLRLVVPASQCGSLIGKGGCKIKEIRESTGAQVQVAGDMLPNSSKWGITIAGIPQSITECVKQICVVMLESPTKGVTIPYQPKPNSSPVIFAGGQTYTIQGQYAIPQPDLTKLHQLAMQQSHFPMTHGNTGFSGLDASAQTTSHELTIPNDLVGCIIGRQGAKINEIRQMSGAQMKTANPVEGSVDRQVAITGSAASISLAQYLINVSLENAIPSSQAASVTIPDHLSINLSQPSTPSSSSSSTTTPSLAAAGTSDTPSSLPNPLPTAPGVSSLLGMKPIPLLALNVVSAAKGTRASATTTTTTSAMPCVTNKLKSEKQRFSPY; translated from the exons ACCAGCAGAGGCAGTAGCCGGAGCAGCCGCAGCCTGTGCCCTCCACCAGCCCCGGGGTCACTTTCCCcctgcttcctccttttcctcctctgcccGCCCATGGcggagg TGACCAAAGACTTGACCAAAGTCCAGCTGCCCAGAACACTGCTCGACACGGACACCGGTGTGACTGAAGGTGGATTAAATGTCACTCTCACCATCCGGCTACTTATTCATGGAAAGGAAGTTGCCAGTATCATCGGAAAGAAAGGAGAATCAGTTAAGAAGATGCCTGAGGAGAGTGGTGCTCGTATCAACATCTCAGAAGGGAATTGGCCTGAGAGAATTATCACTTTGGCTGGACCCACTAACGCCATCTTCAAAGCCTTCGCTACGATCATTGACAAACTGGAAGAGGACATCAGCAGGTCTATGACCAATAGTACAGCTGCCAGTAGACCCCCAGTTACCCTGAGGCTGGTGGTCCCTGCCAGTCAGTGTGGCTCTCTCATTGGGAAAGGTGGTTGCAAGATCAAAGAAATACGAGAGAGTACAGGGGCTCAGGTCCAGGTGGCAGGGGATATGCTCCCCAACTCAAGTAAGTGGGGCATCACTATTGCTGGCATTCCGCAATCCATCACTGAGTGTGTGAAACAGATCTGCGTGGTCATGTTGGAGTCCCCCACAAAGGGCGTGACCATCCCATACCAGCCCAAGCCGAACAGTTCTCCAGTCATCTTTGCAGGTGGTCAGACCTATACCATTCAAGGACAGTATGCCATTCCACAGCCAGATTTGACCAAGCTGCATCAGTTGGCAATGCAACAGTCTCATTTTCCCATGACGCATGGCAACACCGGATTCAGTGGTTTGGATGCATCTGCTCAGACTACTTCTCATGAACTCACCATTCCAAATGATTTGGTTGGCTGCATAATCGGGCGTCAAGGCGCCAAAATCAATGAGATCCGTCAGATGTCTGGGGCACAGATGAAAACTGCAAACCCAGTGGAAGGATCTGTTGATAGGCAGGTTGCCATCACTGGATCTGCTGCCAGCATTAGCCTGGCTCAATATCTAATCAATGTCAGTTTAGAAAACGCTATACCCTCCTCCCAGGCAGCCTCTGTCACGATCCCTGATCACCTCAGCATCAACCTCTCTCAACCCTccaccccttcttcttcttcctcctccaccaccaccccctcgcTCGCTGCAGCAGGGACCTCCGACACACCCTCCAGCCTCCCCAACCCTCTTCCGACCGCCCCTGGTGTCTCCAGTCTGCTTGGCATGAAACCCATCCCTCTCCTGGCTCTAAATGTTGTGTCTGCTGCTAAGGGTACCAGGGCTTCagctactaccaccaccaccacctcagcCATGCCATGTGTAACTAACAAACTGAAAAGTGAGAAACAGAGATTCTCCCCCTACTGA